The sequence below is a genomic window from Melospiza georgiana isolate bMelGeo1 chromosome 6, bMelGeo1.pri, whole genome shotgun sequence.
ATAAACCATCTAAAGAAATTCATACAGAAAAGTCATTGTTTcacaaacaaaaatctgaatTAATAACCAGCTATTCCTACCTTCCACCATTTAAGGTTACAAACAGGCCAATATTGTGATTTTGCACAAGTCCCTGGCTGATGACTTTGAGAAGTTCTGCCGTGCAAATGATGGACCcctgccactgctgtacagaaGTCAACCAGGTGACTGGAAATGTCCTTCCCTGAGAAGTGATTCTGATATCAGGTAACTACAGACCAACTCTGCTGGCCAATATTCTGAAGTGAATGCTGGTGGTGATTAGGAGAATTTGAGGAAACAGCCTGGTTACACTGTCGAAGATTTTGAACAAGGTTCTTTTCTTGGAGTTATACCTTTGAGTGAAAACCATGTATAACAGCCTGATTATCTTGTTCTTGAGCCACATGTTATGATAATTGTCAgtattaaaagtaatttttctaaTCCAAAGGTGaaattttgtgtaattttttaatattttgcagtCTGACCCTGCAGAATTCAATAATAGGGTTTTATATTTGTTCTATTTACTACAAACATGGTCAGGGTGCCTGCATGATACTTGTAGAGTCTCTGAAACTTGAAATATGTACTCCTATGGCAAACACTAAAAACAAGGTTCAAACCAGCTCCCTAATTTTTGAAAGCCTGAGACAAGATATGCATAAGGGACCTTTACCTATAAAACCTAAAAAATCTCAAACTCTAACATTCTGTCTGTCAGCTTGGTTTTGTGCAGAGTAAGATGTTCTGGGGGTTTTGCCTGTGTTTGTTTCGTTATTAGTCAGAAAGAACAAAATGGATAAAGCAGGCTGTATTGTGTGGTTTCACACTGGGTTTATGTCAATTCAACCAATTCaccttgtttttaaaaaatatgacaAAGCTGTGATAACTTCTTATTTCACTAGAACTGATTGCCTACAGTACAGAAAATATGAGCATGGAGCTTGTACTGGATCACTGAAAAGCCTTAAGGAGTATTCTGAACAACTCAAGGACATGGTGACTTTTTATTTAGGGTGcagcttttcttctgaaaaagcaATCCAAAAAGCTGGCATTCCTATCAGAAACGTTGAGCAAAAATGTAATGCAAGCATGTACAAAGTAAGTATATGCACACACAATCTTTGTTGTAATTTCTCCTGTGAGTTTCACCCATAGTCAGATTAGGTGCATATACCTATTGTTCAAATCAGAACTTTTTTTCTCTACCTACACAGTAACTTAAGGGCATGTGCTAGTCCTGAAAACACAGGGTAAAACATTCCCAGCCTCAGTTCAGTGTAAGGCCAATCtccttttttattcatttttcatgaCAAAGCTTTCCCTGTTTCCTGTGGCAGCCATTTCATGTGGATTCTGTTCTGGTTTGCCCCCTCTGTTTTACCCAGTGATCCATGCACTGTTCTGACCATGTCTTTACGTGTGTCCTGCTCTCCATACCAGCCCCTGTTTGCAGTTGGAGTATTCCTTTTATAAACCTATTCCTTTTAAAACTATGACAATAGTGGTTTCTTCTGCCTAACAGCCACATTCTGGATTTTTCCTGTGACAGTAGAGCCTCTAAACAGCACATTCACTACAAACCCAGGCCTCTGGGCCACAAGATGTTCCCAAAGCAATGACTTGAGGTGTTTACCATAGCACTGAAAATTATGACTGTGCTCAAAAAGTTTGTGGTGTACATTTAAATGGTAACAGAAGTCTTAGAATAATTGTCTCCAGTAAATAAACCCTTTAATACTAAGAACATTGAAGTATGCATCTGCATGCCTTTTTCATTTagttcagctgctgtgctgcaggagaaagGTTCTTGTTATTTTCAGTGTTATCATTACACAATCTATGCTACACTCTACTCAAACAAAGGTGCAAGCATAACTCACACACGAGTCCTTCTACCAAGcgtaaagaaaaaaaatacaactatGTATCTGCTTCCAGAATTTCAGAATTAGGAAAATTTTACAGAGTATAGCACATTAATGCTGTGAAGAACTGCACAGTGTGTTTCTTAAGTGACAGGTGtgattattattatcattataaAGGCTTTAAATGAACATTTTcttggcagctccagctctctggaTGTCTTGTTTATGTTCAACTGCAACTCAGAAATTtgacattttttcctaaaaagcTGACCTGCTTTCTTTCTAAATAGAAAAAGCTCAGCCTCCCAGCTGGTGAGGATGATGAATTCCATAGAGCCTTTGTAGGGGCATGAACTATTTGTATGTATGGAACTGTCATGCAACTTCTGTACAAGAGGGtactgccatcagcagctgctgaccCTGCCATGTTACTGGGCTCTGTATTCAACTACAGAGGGTAGAGTCAGACTAAATAGATTTGCAAGTGTGCCATAATTTTCTATTAGCATTTTCACCTTCTGTAGGGGGTTTCAGCTAATATTCAACATACTGAGCTCATCTTGTTGTGTGCACCAAAACAAGGAATGCATTAAGTTGAAAATTTTAGTGATGCAGCTACATGATGGAaccttaaaggaaaaaaatgcattatcccaagaatttttttcaaaaggatTTAAAATGAATGTTAGCATGCAGCCTTTCTAAACTCAAGTGCAGCACAAAgatttagttttatttattctgACATTTTAGAAACATTGTTCAATATTCCTGCTAACACTGGATTCTTTTGAACTGCCAGACATCTGTGCCTTGCAACAGCATTTCTATGTTTCACTGCAACTTAGTAGTCACAATGAGACCCATTCCTGAAAGCAAGTTGGGAGCAGCTGTGTCAGCAACATCTGGATTAAAAGAAGCCCATGGAGCACCAATTCACATAGGTGACCCTGGTCAGTGCTTTTCACTTCTCATTCTGCACACACCTGACTTTACACAAGTGAGGGGGAAAGCATGAGAAGTGGTAGGATTGAAATACCTGCATCACTTAATCTCTTAATTCTTTCTAATGGTCACAAACCtgaatataaaaggaaaaaaagaaaaaaaaaaagaaggttttGAGTGAGCTGAACACACAGATTTCTTAGATAAAAGATAGTTGTCAGATGTAGATAAGTTATCTGGCAGGGGTGGTTTTGGTAAGAAGTGTAATCACATTCTTCTGAAATGTGTGCAGTTTCATTTATATGTGAATACTTTCTTGCTGTCAGAGATTCCAGTGACAGGATAGCAATGACTGACAGCATGGGGAGAAGTATGTGTGGAGGCATCTTGTGCCTTAGTGGTTGAATGTGAAAGTAAATactgcattattttaaaaaatactgaaatagcATACAATGAGCAAAACACTTAAGACAAAATGAATAGAAATATGACAagatgtttttttaaatctagtttgaacaaaaatgaaaaagttaAGAGAGGAGGCCATTtgaaaaagagcaaaaccaaacaaacacctGTAATATGAAGATAGATTGCAATAATTTCCCCCCTGCTGTCAGAAGTTTGGTAATCATTGGCTACATACACAGAAGGGTCACATTGCAGGCCATGGAAGGAGAGGTCATTGGTTAACACAACACTCCAGTAATGTACTTGAGTAGCATATCTGAGTACTTAAGCCTGACAAACTAGTAATAAGTCATTGCAAAAGAGTAAATTAACATATATACAGATTATATAAACTAATTTCAGAATAGAGAGTGGTATATTAAAGCATCTGAAGAATTTAAAACCAAGGGAAGATAGCAAGTGTTTAGAATGACCCAGATTATTATAAGTAGGTGTTAGAATAAAACAAAGGACAATTTAATGAAAGGCAGCTAAGAGTGAGATGTATTTATCtaagacagagaggaaaagagagattGATCATTTCTCTAGCTAAAGAATGTAGGAAGTTAACACAGTAGAAGATGTGTTCTAGAAAGAACTCATTTTGCATTGCAATCATTTATTCTTGTTTGCCAGTGCTATGAATAGAGTTCTTCTGTTGATCCAGAAGATTTATATTATCTTGGAAACTCAGCATAGATGcctaaactgcattttgttgAGGAAATAAGGTAAATGCATTCTTACTGGTGTTATCAAGTATAGAAAGAGGGAAATCAAGTCAGCTCAGGCTCTGAGGATGTGCACTCAAAGGCAAACTAAATGCTCCACTTTAGGGGGACTTGACACTCTTGAACTCTGAACTCAGTGTCATTGAATGATGTTTGGGGTCCACCCCCCAGCTTTGCAGTATTACTGCTTAATTAGAATCACTCATGATTTCATTTTTGATCAATTCCAGGTCTGCTGGGAATACAAGATCTTTCTAAACCAGACTATGGCGATCCAGTTCACCTTCACCCTGGTGACATTCCAGTGTTTTGGGCCTCAGGACTAACAGGAGTAGAAGCAATTATCAACAGCCGTATGTGCTGCTTGGAGACTCTTTAAATTATCCCTccatctcttttctctctctgctttattttgctttttttaaaaggataCTCAATTGGCTGGTTAGAAGGCTTGATTTTAGGGGAAGATAAAATACACCCCAAACAACCAAAAGCCTTTGGAAGGAGAGTTTTTGTTGTGAAATACAGGTCtactttaaagaaaattctTACTGAAATTTCACCActtttgtgtattttaaatgtttaaatctACAGCTCTGGCAACATCAAAACAGCTTTTTTAGCATTATAAAAACCAAGAAGTTTAAAGGCATTAATTTTTAAGcttcttccttttaaaatattattttgcacTACATTGAAGTAAAGCAAtagtaaaggaaaaagaaaaaaataaaaaggaataaaaagagaGAAGCCAGAAATTTTTCCAAAATGTTGTCAAGAGCTAGCAAATTGATTGACATGGAAAAGGGTTCTGAAGTGTCTCATGGAAAGTGTTGAGCTTTTAGTTTTCTCCAAAATTAAGTAAATGTGACACATTTTACATTagtgaaacttttttttctgcacagttTTTCTGCACTGTGTGCAGTCATTTATGCATGTATGAGCACCAAGGGcaagaaaatgcaacaaaacCATAGTAAAACAGTATTATATACTTCTCTTAGTCACTATGTGAAATGAAATACCATAAAGAAGCCTAAAAATCATAGGCAATATATGTGGGAGAACCCTGGGAGGTTATCTGCTTTGTCCTTCGCTCCCTGCAGAATCCTTTCAGATCTGGTTTCTTACAGATGTTTATCTGAACTTCTCCCAACACCTGCTTTAATATGTTCAGCTCTCAGAAGAGTCTTCTTGCTCTTTCTTACATACAATCTTTTTTCGCCAGTCCTAAATCCATGCTGAAAATCCTATTCTTTCCTGGCTTTGTCAGCAAACCTATTCATCTTCCTTATGCATCCTTGTGgtagggaaaagagaaaaaatttgcCAATGTCGCTCCTATCTGTTGTACATGTGGCTGTCTATCCTGCCCTTGCCTGGAACAGACTTTTcactttcatttatttctccattttctaTATTAAAACCAGTTGTCATTAGTACACTGCAGGAAATTTTTGGatagattttattttgctgtgctACTTTCTCAGCTAGGACATTTAAAATCTGCCACACCACCAGTACCCATACTTTAGATGAATCTGCTAGCTGGTCACATAAAACCTCTGCTCACATTGTTTGGTGAGCTACAGTAAACCTCAACAACCATGTTCCCCAGGTGCTTTAAGCTGCTGGCCATAGAGTGCCAACAGATGTAGCTCCAACCAAGCACATATGTAATTATTAAAGAAACATCTTCTCCACTTTCACCCTCCTAACCAAGAAGGTTTTTCTTGTTTAAGTATACCAGTTATGATTTACCCCAAAACATGCCAATTTTGACAAATCAAGTATTACCTAGATTCAGACTTTTGGAATCAGTATAAagacaggaaatattttcagtttaggAAGCTACTAGGCTGTCAGGTCTAAAGAAGCTTATTTTTCTCCAGGGTTTTAGAGGTTACTAATATTTCCTTTGCTAACACTTACTGGTCCACTTTTGACATTGCTCCTTGCCAGTTTAAATTGCCATGGTGTAACCCCAGACATGGATCAGGGGGAGAAgagtaaaagctggaaaactcatGCACTGAGATAAAGACAATTTTGCAGGGGAAGCAAAATCCATACATGCAAACAGAGCAAAATAGGGAATTAactctctgctgcttcccatgggcaggcaggtgttcagccatctccaggagaccaGGGCCCCATGATAGGTCATGGTGACTTGGGAAAAGAAATGCCATCACAACAGACCTTCTGGAAGGGTACCAGAGTTCCATTCTTAGGTTACCTCAAGTTTAGACCTGTTGCCATTatattgcaaaggttccatattgctagagtttcatacctccttgatgtttctcacagTCAGCTCCTCTAGGCACTTCCTTatccccacagcagccaagtgactccagctcccctcagtcaaccaatccactcttttataacactcttcttattggccacagctgtggccggttaaaatcaggcctgctcctgatccttaataattggctcagctgcaactctttagggggtaagataactttctatactaccttcaTTTACTTATGGTCTATCCTCCTACATAGACCAAAGAGGACATTGTGGAAAAAACTGATCCAAACCCACATGAgctttttaaaagtgaaaaaattttCAGAGGTATATGTGCACATTTCTTTCTCAAAGCGTATTAATTGCTCCAATGTAACTTAAAATATCACCTGTTTTTTTAAGTGTCATCAGGCAGGGATTCTGTTGTTATATTAAGTGGCTTTTTAAAACTTTATCATGCCTGTAATTTGTTACATTGCAATAATAACATTTAACTGAAGTCTTTTCGTTCATTTTAGGAGCTCCGTTAGCTTTTACCAATTCTCCTGACTGCACGTTCGTTACGGACCTAGAGAGAGGTACAgtcagctcctcaggaggagCCCCACAGGTCCACTGCATCTCTCAAGATCCTCTGCATTTCAGCATTGTGTCAGCAGAAGCAGCCCAAAAGATAAATACTCTGGAGACCCTAATTGGAGTAGATCCAGGTATAAACAAAACCTGTCTCCCTTTAATGGGTTTGTTATGGGGTAGATACCACCTATCTGACCTTTTTAGATATTTGAGATTTAACAACACAGTAAGAATCTAAAGAGGGTTTTAAGAATTCTTTATGGAATACAGTGAGTTTATATAACTAGGTCTTATACTTTCTGTTACTGTAGTTAATATCAGAGTCTGGCCAAATTCATTCATTGTGGACAATGGAGTATCTGATCTTGATGGCTGTATGCTCCCAAAGTACACAGAAGCAGAGTCCACAGGGAATAAGAACTGAGTAAAACTGAAATTGGTATGGGAAGCACAGAGTGCCTCAGCTTGCTGGTAACAGCTACATGGGTGTTCCCTGTGGAGTAAATAGCACACTTCTTTACATATATTCATGCCTACTGTGGTCTTACCAGAGAATTCCAGTAGTTGCATGTGTTTTTCAGACACCACTCTCTGACAGTGGAATTATATTAATTTCTGCTGACATATCCATCACTGAGGTGTTGTATGATGGACCAAAGTGACCAGGTCACCACAGAAGGTTGAGTGGTGGGGCTGCCTGTGTGTgcaaggaagggagggaagtaAAGGCACACTGAGTAGTGCAACCATTCCTAAAATACACACTGAGCTAGTCCCCTATGGCTGCTGTAAAGTCTGAGCTCAGTGTGCCATAAATTTTCTGAAATCCTCTGTAGGCAGTAGTGGAAAACAGCTTACACCCAGTACTCCCAAGCTCTGGGTTTGGGCTGTGTGCATACATTTGGGTCTGTTTATTTTTACTCACAAGGCCTCTCCTTTCCCACTCTCTGGAGCTGGCTTGGCATGATGCCATGCTCTGCAGAAATACAGTTCCTAGCTTAAAAGTTAGCTCATTTTATTGCTAAGGGAGAGTACAGTACTTTGTCTCAGTTAATATATCCCACTTCTCAGATACTTGTATTCTGCTTATGTTAAGTTTTCTGAACTTTTTTCTCTGTCCATTATCTGTGTATTGCCTGTGTGTTATTTAGGAGAAACAGAAGGAGAAATGCCAAAGGGGAAAATGAggacaaaaagaggaaaatgtgggGGTCAGGGGTGCAAGAAGGATGAATCTGTGAGGAGACTGGAAAACACCAGTGAAGGCTTACCTCTATAACCCATCATGCTGGTACTCATGGTTTTCTTGAGTACTAGCAAACCGAAAGAACTGAGCTGTGAACTTTTTTCCAAGTGACAGGGAAGGAATGTGGGATAGGAAGTGTTTGAACAGTGAGAGCGATACCCAGGTAATAGTGTTGCCTATTTAGGGACTGACCCACGAGAAAAGACTCCTGTTAATATTCACCTATTTCTCAAGGTCTGATAATGTGGTTCTCTGCTACATGAAGTGTTACAAGAACTTCTAGTAGTCACCTGGATACCACTGCATTAACTGAGTTTATGAAGTCTCCAGGAAACTTACAATGTCTCTGAAACCTCACTTCTGAGGTTAATAATTTCATTAAGTGAAATTTATTTGGGAATTAACTCTTCCCAAAGGGGACAGAGTTAAATTGAGACGAAGGATCAGTTCATACATCTGAAGTCTGCATCAGAACTTTTATAAGGCATGGGATGCTTGCAATCCAGCTTCAGTAGCTAAACATGATCTAGCAGGActgtaaaaggaaaacagagggcctaaggaaaggaaataatatGAAATAAGCTCTCAGAAAAAGCTATTGACATTTATACCTAGAAAAGCTAGGtataataattttcaaaagcTGACCTGACCATTCTTAACCTGGAAATACGGCCCATTATCTTCATTACTCATATCCTAGATCTCTTAGGTTTCCTGAGGAAATTACCCCAATTCCTGCCTTGACCAGAGgtttctctcttttatttttttaacccaTTTTATGTCACTAAAGCATGTACTTTCACCCAGAGGCAAACTTGAAAAGGAGAGTGATACACTGAAGCGTACTGCTCTCTTTCAACCCTCTCGTCCAGGGGAGCGGGGGATCGGGCACCTGCGGCggcagggggagctgctgggggccaGCCTGGCCCTGTCGCGGGCGGGCTCGGTGCTGGTGACCACGGGATTCCCCACGCACTACAGCCACCAGCCCCCCGAGGAGAACGACGGCCCCCCGGGCGCCCTGGCCATCGCGGCCatgctgcaggccctgcagaAACGGGTTGCCATGGTTACGGATCGCAGAGCCATGGAGCTGAATACAAAGATTATTGAAGAAGCTGTTCAACTAGGTAAGAGACATGGGGTTTTCAGTTTTATATCTTGCTGATTTCAGCCAAGGTTTGCTTCAGTTTTTATTGGAATAAGATCCAAATATTACCAGGTAGAACATGCCTGGGCtcgtctgacccttgctgctgggccaaaggcagcagctgtggtgtttcacacctttggctggctggatgtaGCAGCTAGGCACTGGAAAGAAGCCAGGTTTGTAAGAACTCAGTTTACCTCTGATGGAAAGGCTTCAGACGACGGTGAAGACAAAAGGAGCGGATTCCGTCGGAGGGTTTAATCCAGAGTTTTGTTGTGTGGTCACAGACATCTGAATCTtggtaacagctccaacagaataaAAGAGGCATGGTCCTGGCTCAGTttaagcccagggacagggggaggggaagggacaggtgagcaccaaccaggtgggaggggcagggtctcagggaaCGAgggacacccagacaggccaatgaccctCAGGCCTGAATTGCATCCTTTGAAAGTGACCAACCACTCAAatccttgctggaatgttaagcctgacTGACAGAactcactcagcaagggggcgagggggaagggagagaggtattgccacacctgggaagggactgggaagtAAAACAGGGAATGAGCTCACACTGCAACAAGTTTTAATCTGTCACTTAGTCCAGGACATTATTTTCCCCAGAGAATGAATCAGAATTCATCCTCTAAGCTCTGCTCATGATGACATATTGTTAATCTAGCTGGCATCAAGGTAATGTGTACATAGCTGAGTACTGATTCTGGATGTGATAAATTGTGGATGTCTGTTCTTATTCTTGTAAACCTGTTTTCTACTTCAAGGTCCCATTTAACAGCATTTACATCTAAACAAGTTTAAATTAAAGTAAGGATATAGGGAGCTCATCAAGAACTGTGTAAAGACCTTGAATTCTTACTATTCTAgcaattttgctttctttttttttttaagttactcaaagatacattaaaaaatatgtagcatctgaatttcattttgctttcctgTAGGAATCCTGAAGAAGCCCATCCCTCTATTGAGTTATCAAAGGGAAAATGCCAATTCAGCTTTAATGTTTTTGTGTGAGAATGGGAATCCTGAAAGACCTAGGTATGTGCATTCAGTTTTTGAGAATGGGTCACACCTCTACTGtgcaaaattataataaaaataaggaCCGTGGTCTAAGAAGGCACAATGGCTGCAAGTAAATCCTTAAGACTTTGAATGCACAGAGCAAACTTTGAGGCCAAACACTGTTATTGGAGCATACACTGAGTGCAGAATTCCACATTATTCTGCAATTATGCACTTCTGGagtacaaaaaataaacaattctTCATATATCAATAGTTCTTTTCCTTCAAagaatttctaaaatattttcagctgttatttataaatatacGTGCACACACTAtgtattattttatcattttttaaatctgtgaGAAGATCAAAAATTATTATATCAAAGTCAGTGAAAGAGCTAAGGAAACTGCTGTGGAGAGTGTGCATTTTCTAGAGCTTTAGCTCTAGTCTGACAGCTAGGGAACCTGATGTGGCTTAGTAAAATGTCATGTGTTTGTAATGGTGTGATTAGGGTAAATGCACTGGAGAATTTGCTAAGTAGCTGCATGCTCATTTCATTACTTAGCATGCAAGTTATATTTCCTTGAAGTAGACGTACATTGCTCATTTTTATTGATCTTTCCTCGTAAAGTATTTTAATATAGTTGCCCTCAGTTTGCATTCTTGAATAAAAAGGTCTTTCACGCTGGTATTTGCTTCATTAACTTATTGAATTCTCATCTCTTTCCACAGGTTAGTGGGTACTGTAACAGTATGCATGAtactgtctttattttttatgtgttgttttaaaaatgtcttttataGATAAGCTTTATTAAAGTATAGGcatattatatttaaattggTCCCTTAGTCCCAAAAGGCTGAagtaagtattttttttaagtagacAATTACCTGCTAAAGGTCTCTGGAATCCCCGTAGATACCCACCCACAAGAACATTAGGTAATTCAGCAGAATTAGTAACCTCTTAACAGTAAAAtcagagaaacagaagcaaaataaCTTAATTCTAACATACAGTGGCAGAACTGAGCACTGTAGTTCTACTTAAAATGTAGGACAGCTGCAGTACATCTGTCTACTTTCATAACCACCAAAACAGCCatgcacttaaaaataaatcctccAAATCTAAAGACTCAAACATTGCCTAACTAGAAACTGATGAATATTTGCCAAGAAATGTACTTTAAGCAGAGAATATATTTGCACTAATAAGGATTTAGATGATCATTAATTTTCcactttttgctttctttgaatGCACTTACAGAGACTAATATTTTAGAAGATACTGTCTGCTTTAATGTGAAACAGAGCCAGGCCAGATGGCTGACCCAAAGGATTGCTGGCTAGGAGGATTGCAGGAACTTCTCAATTTCTTGGTAGCAAATGTAGTTTAGGGGAGCTGCAGTAAAGCTATTTAAAATACCCTAAACTaacctttgggaaaaaaaaaccatagaCAACTACATTCAGAAATAACAAAACAGTGTCCAAGTTGTACCTTGAATCCCAAATGGTCAAAAAATAGAACCAAGCACAAGCAGCCAACAGAAGTATTTTTCATGTGAAAATCACAGCTTTGAATTCTCCCCTATGTTTTTTCACTCACCTCTGACCAGATTTGATCACCTGGTAGCAATAGAGCGTGCTGGGATGGCTGCTGATGGCAATTATTACAATGCCAGGAAAGTTAACATTAAACATCTTGTGGATCCCATAGATGAACTATTTTTAGCTGCACAAACCATTCCAGGAATCACAACAACAGGTAAGTGTGAGTTTGTGTGATGTTGTCAGAAGCAAGAGAAGGACAGAGCAGGAACTCCTACTGATAttgaagaggagcaggaggcaggtgCTGAGTGGCTGCTTTCAGGCTGCAGCTGTTTGTTGGGATTGGATTTGAAGACACTGTTGCTGGAGAAAAATTACAGGTTTCTGTTGAAGGATTCTcaca
It includes:
- the DGLUCY gene encoding D-glutamate cyclase, mitochondrial; its protein translation is MLLTGGLKSLLPHVLRRIIRCNRLSISNTSGMAEGYKQANIVILHKSLADDFEKFCRANDGPLPLLYRSQPGDWKCPSLRSDSDIRTDCLQYRKYEHGACTGSLKSLKEYSEQLKDMVTFYLGCSFSSEKAIQKAGIPIRNVEQKCNASMYKTSVPCNSISMFHCNLVVTMRPIPESKLGAAVSATSGLKEAHGAPIHIGDPGLLGIQDLSKPDYGDPVHLHPGDIPVFWASGLTGVEAIINSRAPLAFTNSPDCTFVTDLERGTVSSSGGAPQVHCISQDPLHFSIVSAEAAQKINTLETLIGVDPGERGIGHLRRQGELLGASLALSRAGSVLVTTGFPTHYSHQPPEENDGPPGALAIAAMLQALQKRVAMVTDRRAMELNTKIIEEAVQLGILKKPIPLLSYQRENANSALMFLCENGNPERPRFDHLVAIERAGMAADGNYYNARKVNIKHLVDPIDELFLAAQTIPGITTTGVGDGGNELGMGKVKDAVKKHIKNGDVIACDVEADFTVVAGVSNWGGYALACALHVLRCCATHERYLRRALGCPRAPSQRPWLPALPSVPKEEKLLKALVQLGVRSGKTASLEMEVDGLPFYSTHSLMIEKLLQEAQH